From Domibacillus sp. DTU_2020_1001157_1_SI_ALB_TIR_016, a single genomic window includes:
- a CDS encoding sugar O-acetyltransferase has translation MREIEKLDAGLEYVFFDKEVAARKERALQLCRKYNNTDPANHEAQMAIIRELFGSFKKEVFIQPNFNCDNGKNIHVGEDFLTNYNVTILDIAPVHIGDYCMIGPNTLITTVGHPLSPKGRREKKAISKPVTIGDDVWIGGNCTILPGVTIGNNVIVAAGAVITKDVLDNCVVAGVPAKKIKELEAE, from the coding sequence ATGAGGGAAATTGAAAAATTAGATGCAGGATTGGAATATGTATTCTTTGACAAGGAAGTTGCTGCCCGAAAAGAAAGGGCATTACAGCTGTGCAGAAAATATAATAATACTGACCCAGCTAATCATGAAGCCCAGATGGCCATTATCAGAGAATTGTTTGGTTCCTTTAAGAAGGAGGTTTTTATCCAGCCAAATTTTAACTGTGATAATGGCAAGAATATTCATGTTGGGGAAGATTTTTTAACGAATTACAATGTAACGATTCTGGATATAGCCCCGGTCCACATAGGGGATTATTGTATGATTGGTCCGAATACGTTGATTACTACAGTGGGCCACCCTCTTTCTCCCAAAGGCAGGCGCGAGAAAAAAGCAATATCTAAACCAGTAACGATAGGTGATGATGTATGGATTGGAGGGAATTGCACGATTCTTCCAGGAGTAACAATCGGAAATAACGTTATTGTTGCAGCAGGTGCTGTTATTACAAAGGATGTACTAGATAATTGTGTAGTGGCAGGAGTACCTGCTAAAAAAATCAAAGAGCTGGAAGCAGAATGA
- a CDS encoding AraC family transcriptional regulator translates to MTSIAKTLSEITFKRKEEKQRHHTYDEELMQYEYMKNGNMDAIPLGIKLFQSNTTGTLSDHPVMNYKYLFVASITLSSRFCIEGGMYSEDAYNLSDLYIRLVDKCKTVEEIFALHNKMFTDYTKRMSELKKEKIYSKPVLRCIDYIDLHLHETITVKSLAQYVSLSPTYLSALFSKETGTSISEYIREKRINTAITLLKYSEYTCMEIANNLGFSSQSHFNKLFKQYTGLTPKEYRLKYFRLNWTK, encoded by the coding sequence ATGACTTCAATTGCCAAAACTCTTTCAGAAATCACTTTTAAGCGAAAAGAAGAAAAACAGCGCCATCATACCTACGATGAAGAACTCATGCAATACGAATACATGAAAAACGGTAATATGGATGCCATACCTCTCGGAATTAAGCTTTTCCAAAGTAACACTACCGGAACATTATCGGACCATCCTGTTATGAATTATAAATATCTGTTTGTTGCCTCCATTACTCTAAGCAGTCGATTCTGCATAGAAGGTGGAATGTACTCAGAAGATGCCTATAACCTAAGCGACCTTTATATCCGGTTAGTAGATAAGTGCAAAACGGTGGAGGAAATCTTTGCTTTACACAACAAAATGTTTACTGATTACACCAAACGTATGTCCGAACTGAAGAAGGAAAAAATATACTCAAAACCGGTTCTTCGTTGTATAGATTATATTGATTTACATCTACATGAAACCATTACGGTAAAATCACTGGCGCAATATGTAAGCTTGTCCCCTACCTATCTATCTGCCTTGTTTAGTAAAGAAACAGGTACATCAATCTCTGAATACATTAGAGAGAAACGAATTAATACGGCTATAACACTTTTAAAGTATTCCGAATATACCTGCATGGAAATCGCTAATAACCTGGGTTTTTCTTCCCAGAGCCATTTCAATAAACTGTTTAAACAATACACTGGACTTACACCAAAAGAATACCGCCTAAAGTATTTTCGGCTCAACTGGACTAAATAA
- a CDS encoding exonuclease domain-containing protein yields the protein MNYIVLDIEWNASKWNPHHLEEIIEVSALKVSPATLDVIDVFSSLVKPAERLTSFTKKLTGITERDVSSAPAFPHVLKKFKAFLGTEESCFVTWGKEDFRFLEKECKRYRLPSLNLSTYIDILPILQFGLYDTFNGNTPSLTKTMEVFQIEADGQAHNSLDDSMNTLKVFRYLHGKLDVHATYKSNKTPEERYLHEDTLKSSGKKQLMKCIFAYMKKHDVDDVAFDAFFTSPIWLDRAAALDLNEHVTAVFKTDFDAQKQKASEKYVAQKALLLTKR from the coding sequence GTGAATTACATCGTACTTGATATTGAATGGAATGCGTCAAAATGGAATCCGCACCACCTGGAAGAAATTATCGAAGTCTCGGCTCTGAAGGTGTCGCCCGCTACATTGGACGTGATCGATGTCTTTTCATCCCTGGTGAAGCCGGCAGAGCGGTTAACATCGTTTACAAAAAAACTAACAGGCATCACGGAGCGGGATGTGTCTTCCGCCCCGGCCTTTCCGCATGTATTAAAGAAATTTAAGGCGTTTCTTGGCACGGAGGAATCTTGTTTTGTGACATGGGGGAAAGAAGATTTTCGGTTCTTGGAAAAGGAATGCAAACGTTACCGGCTTCCTTCCTTGAACCTGTCCACCTATATTGACATATTGCCGATTCTTCAGTTTGGCCTGTATGATACCTTTAACGGCAACACCCCCAGCCTGACTAAAACTATGGAGGTGTTCCAAATCGAAGCAGACGGGCAGGCACATAACAGCTTAGATGATTCGATGAATACCTTAAAAGTGTTTCGCTATCTTCACGGAAAACTGGATGTTCATGCGACGTACAAATCAAACAAAACACCTGAAGAACGGTATCTGCATGAGGATACACTGAAATCCAGCGGAAAAAAGCAATTAATGAAATGCATCTTTGCGTATATGAAAAAGCATGACGTAGATGATGTGGCATTCGATGCCTTCTTTACGAGCCCCATCTGGCTGGATCGGGCCGCTGCACTTGATCTGAATGAACACGTAACGGCTGTTTTTAAAACCGATTTTGATGCGCAAAAACAAAAGGCATCCGAGAAATATGTAGCCCAGAAAGCATTGCTGCTTACCAAAAGATGA